In Pyricularia oryzae 70-15 chromosome 2, whole genome shotgun sequence, one genomic interval encodes:
- a CDS encoding polyketide synthase, with the protein MTLNTTLSKPREPIAVVGTGCRFPGGANSPSKLWEILEKPRGLLKKVPAERFDVDSFYHPDGSFHGRTNAANAYFLDQNIRAFDANFFNIQHHEAEVTDPQHRLLLETVYEALATAGLRVEDLRGSSTAVYCGQMMNDYKDLVNFDQDRLPTYTATGTAASILSNRVSYFFDWHGPSMTIDTACSSSLVAVHHAVQQLRSGSSKVAIAAGANLILGPVPLIVESKMNMLSPTGRSSMWDEKANGYARGEGVAAVVLKTLSQALSDGDNIECVIRETGVNQDGRTPGITMPSHQAQEALIRETYAAAGLDLSRAEDRCQYFEAHGTGTPAGDPQEAEAISRSFFGHGERPPREEPLYVGSIKTVIGHTEGTAGVAGLIKASLAMQNRTIPPNMHFHKLSPKVAPFYQNLHVPTEAQPWPELAPGVPMRASVNSFGFGGTNAHAILEAYPNQGAGLKQTPQRSSAVPIWPIPISANSELSLKATMQDLLQYLKSASGVRVQDLAWTLTNRRSVLPVRRAVAAQTIPDVCAALEASIASIDKKEGHVVSGGSNREPRVLGIFTGQGAQWPAMGKMLISTLPHARDVISQLDQSLSSLPPRYRPSWALHDQLMLEGGSSNVHDARFSQPLCCAIQILLVQMLAAAGIKLEVVVGHSSGEIACAYAAGLVTASQAIRIAYLRGFVSDKASSPNGVEGAMLAAGCSYKDAQELCGLDMFRNRICVAASNAPDSVTISGDADAIEEAREVLEDEGKFARKVKVDKAYHSFHMEQCAEPYVRALLDSGCDAEATTEPSTIWLSSVRPGHCMRAQDVTADYWKDNLLSPVLFSQALEHATREHGPVDLAIEVGCHPALKGPCLKTMEACSEPGAPELPYVGCMRRGGDDVTALAEAFGYVWERFGSESVSLAGLKDVVPQTPVSSLAKTLPAYPWDRTRSYWLDSWRTRFFLGGGEAKRPHLLLGKLSADSTSTALHWRNSIRPRDMAWLDGHQLQGQTVFPGAGYVVMAAEAAMHVANGRSVRLVEFLDVEISKAVTFENEDGLVELNLSLQVDAGLSSAQHTAASFRIDCCLSREDAMSPSSSGRVIITYGPGAGDTLPTAQDEPPHMRSISVETFYEELAAVGYGYANDFRGISTIKRADFKACGSMRLPAPGPAADDRLLLHPVTLDNALQTLIAAVSAPGDGLMRSLLVPTSIGRIALNPWLCGEVSRSGGEVHYNAASTTRQVSSISGDVEVFHPETKQIVFHIEDFRIKAASAPTEASDHTMFMQWTWDRPVPERVLNKPERAATDADREVASAMERMVYFYMRSFLASAAAEKLADLAPHHQRQVRWFQCKMDEVKRGQSPFYQPEWEMDQQADVQGLLDQHNANANIRLVQRVGQGLEDVFFHGRNPFELMDHDGMLTEFYGSSSGFGPSYYYMQDVLAPIMHRYQNMDVLEIGAGTGGATRYILGQDPPPSFNSYTFTDISTSFFEKGHETFAQSDDRVDFRVLDVRRSPEEQGYTPHSYDLVVASNVLHATPNLQETMANVRTLLRPGGKVVVVELTCPRTLRVGFVFGLFADWWAGVDDDRVLQPFVSMDRWDAILKKTGFSGVASRYEDAEGEIFPTSVFQSDAVDDKVARLYEPLLFPAREQSPPIVVVGGATAKTSGILGEVQKLLPGRLFETLHRLEDVRAMIPPNHNCRKPTFLILSELDDPMFADMHQAKFEALKVLSESAGHMLWVTEDAWLDPVKAMAIGFLRTLRLECVDCGIQILDVDHTKNLSADLVADTLLRLEEGSDWEAAGILWTAEPEIYVSQGCARIPRLKPSKPMNDRLNSGRREILAGVDPTTTPVLLYQDIDAAYLQSNDNHGPQDINKGSGSSRLQVLHSLTRAVRLGNFGYLNVVHGILERSGQAVVALCEENGSLVDVFAGCIAHLPEQVQAQGRAGAALLLAVAADLLAQTMVSEVASGSNVIIHGAPDIYANRIAHRAKAKGIHATFVSTHSGPQGDKAAGEDSSSWVAVHENETQLGLSRKLPRPASAFYNLAVDQGPVGAGQVLSKYLTTQHCQTFQAGHLTSLKASVRTRQAGTSLKSMLDESLQACLAAADAGTLSLARTAEDLAATPPDELVALRRTVSHTAVIDWTVNGLVSARVRPVDSGRLFSDDKSYLLIGLTGDLGRSICRWMLGRGAKHVVLSSRNPQIESRWLEEMRVLGGNVMVLPMDISNEESVDAGLDKIRKSFPPIGGVAFGPLVLDDILLKNMRLDQMEAVMRPKVTGARLLQEKLDEQEHRLEFFVMFSSFVMVCGNPGQSAYSAANAYTHGLALQRRARGLAGSTIDIGAVWGVGYILKHDRVEEYESISFKFDKLSEREMHALFAEGVVAGRPGSSSAQRHDVELMTGMRFMDPKHRKLIAHFDDPRFSHFILSEKRERAAVGGAALASVKERLLEADSMGEACQIIADGLSEKLRATLQISHEGGVKLDVALIDQGVDSLSAVTIGTWFSKNLDLELPLLKILGGASVKDLAEEAVERLPPSAIPLIHNAWVNVPSAVQSSTDDSDGSLSPNSHVWSASSTSNSLSVSDSPTKDLEVVLPFERKSCMSLNQEQSWRLQMQTSDPTMFNSTLGMHMRGYMDLDRLARSFQAVLERHEIFRTRFPESGEAVQIIMEAPRIKFQAIPVADKASAEQGFKDVDGQSYNLAAGETLKLIDFYWASDEHMLIIAYNPLVCDGWTYERFFVELSQIYDGKSLPPVPQYADFATRQRTSYETGAMDADLTYWKSVHKTLPEPLPVFSVSSGSASEGPKPSPAWDQHTLDARLSSATAARIQDIARSSKVTPMQFYLASYYVLLSRLTGRADVAIGVADANRPDLDDLSTMGLFVNTLPLRLDHAAHDTFASTLSRTKERMRRATLHSRVPMHVILESLGVDAARPHEFLQAVFDYKQGQAESGSIGQAHMAGVLASRFSTPYDVTLEMRDDPSKTPLLTLKLQSSLYSLQDVHKVMGCYMSLLDGFSRDQGILVGEAELLC; encoded by the exons ATGACTTTAAACACCACTCTTTCAAAGCCAAGGGAGCCCATCGCCGTCGTTGGGACAGGCTGCCGGTTTCCCGGCGGCGCAAACAGCCCCTCGAAGCTATGGGAAATCCTCGAGAAGCCCAGGGGCCTCCTCAAGAAGGTGCCCGCCGAGCGGTTTGACGTCGACTCCTTCTACCACCCAGACGGCTCGTTCCACGGCCGGACCAATGCGGCAAACGCGTATTTTCTCGATCAAAACATTCGCGCGTTCGACGCAAACTTTTTCAACATCCAGCACCACGAGGCGGAAGTCACGGACCCACAGCACCGACTGCTCCTCGAGACGGTATACGAAGCCTTGGCGACGGCCGGCCTCCGCGTCGAAGACCTCCGGGGCTCCTCCACCGCCGTGTACTGCGGGCAGATGATGAACGACTACAAAGACTTGGTGAATTTCGACCAGGACCGCCTCCCGACGTACACGGCGACCGGCACGGCGGCGAGCATCCTTTCGAATCGGGTCTCGTACTTTTTTGACTGGCATGGACCTAGT ATGACCATCGACACAGCGTGCAGCTCATCTCTA GTTGCTGTTCACCATGCAGTTCAACAGCTCCGATCCGGCTCGAGCAAAGTTGCAATCGCGGCAGGGGCAAATCTGATACTGGGTCCAG TTCCCTTGATCGTGGAAAGCAAGATGAACATGCTCTCGCCAACGGGCAGATCGAGCATGTGGGACGAAAAGGCCAATGGTTACGCGCG CGGA GAaggtgttgctgctgttgtgctCAAGACTCTAAGTCAGGCACTGAGCGACGGCGACAACATCGAATGCGTTATCCGAGAGACTGGTGTTAATCAAGATGGCCGAACTCCCGGCATAACGATGCCCAGCCACCAAGCACAGGAGGCCCTGATCCGTGAGACATACGCGGCGGCAGGGCTCGATCTGTCTCGTGCCGAGGACCGATGCCAGTATTTCGAAGCCCACG GAACTGGAACCCCTGCAGGAGATCCGCAGGAGGCCGAAGCCATATCGAGGTCCTTTTTCGGGCATGGAGAACGACCGCCGCGAGAAGAGCCGCTATACGTCGGCAGCATCAAGACGGTCATTGGTCACACGGAGGGGACCGCGGGCGTCGCCGGAC TTATAAAGGCGTCTTTGGCCATGCAAAACCGAACGATACCGCCAAACATGCATTTCCATAAACTTTCTCCCAAAGTGGCTCCGTTCTACCAGAATCTCCATGTTCCCACGGAGGCGCAGCCATGGCCAGAGCTCGCTCCTGGCGTTCCGATGCGTGCAAGCGTCAACTCCTTTG GCTTTGGAGGCACCAACGCGCACGCCATCCTCGAAGCCTATCCCAACCAGGGGGCGGGCCTGAAACAGACGCCGCAGCGCTCCTCCGCAGTGCCGATATGGCCCATCCCCATATCTGCAAACTCGGAGCTCTCCCTAAAAGCCACCATGCAAGACCTGCTACAGTACCTCAAATCAGCGTCCGGCGTACGAGTGCAGGATCTGGCGTGGACGCTGACAAACAGACGCTCCGTGCTGCCGGTCCGCCGCGCCGTCGCCGCGCAGACGATACCGGATGTCTGTGCAGCCCTCGAAGCGAGCATTGCATCCATCGACAAGAAGGAGGGTCATGTCGTCTCGGGTGGATCCAACCGGGAACCCAGGGTCTTGGGCATATTCACCGGGCAGGGAGCACAATGGCCCGCGATGGGCAAGATGCTGATCTCGACCCTCCCGCACGCCCGCGACGTCATCTCGCAGCTGGATCAGTCACTGAGCAGCCTGCCCCCGCGCTATCGACCATCGTGGGCTTTGCACGACCAGCTCATGCTCGAGGGTGGCAGCTCCAACGTCCACGATGCCCGCTTCTCGCAGCCCCTCTGCTGCGCGATCCAGATCCTCCTGGTGCAGATGCTCGCGGCGGCTGGCATCAAGTTGGAGGTGGTCGTCGGGCACAGCTCGGGCGAGATCGCATGTGCCTACGCGGCGGGACTCGTCACTGCATCGCAAGCAATTCGCATTGCTTACCTGCGGGGCTTTGTGTCGGACAAGGCGTCGTCGCCTAATGGCGTGGAGGGAGCGATGCTGGCTGCGGGGTGCTCTTACAAGGACGCTCAAGAACTATGCGGTCTGGACATGTTTCGCAATCGCATCTGCGT CGCCGCAAGCAATGCACCAGACAGCGTCACCATCTCGGGCGATGCCGATGCCATCGAAGAGGCCCGCGAGGTCCTGGAAGACGAGGGTAAATTCGCGCGAAAGGTCAAGGTCGACAAGGCCTATCACTCATTCCACATGGAGCAGTGTGCAGAGCCTTATGTGAGGGCTCTGCTGGACTCGGGATGTGACGCCGAGGCCACCACGGAGCCGTCCACGATTTGGCTTTCCTCGGTGCGACCGGGTCATTGCATGAGAGCACAGGACGTCACGGCCGACTACTGGAAGGACAATCTCCTGTCGCCCGTTCTCTTCTCTCAGGCCCTGGAGCACGCGACGAGGGAGCACGGGCCGGTGGATCTCGCCATCGAGGTGGGTTGCCATCCTGCGCTCAAGGGCCCGTGTCTCAAGACCATGGAAGCCTGCAGCGAGCCCGGTGCTCCCGAGCTCCCGTACGTCGGGTGCATGCGGCGAGGTGGCGACGACGTCACGGCTCTCGCTGAGGCGTTTGGATATGTATGGGAGCGGTTTGGTTCCGAGAGCGTGAGCCTTGCCGGGCTCAAAGACGTGGTACCGCAGACGCCGGTGAGCAGCCTCGCCAAGACGCTGCCTGCTTACCCCTGGGACCGGACTAGGTCGTACTGGCTGGACAGCTGGCGGACGCGTTTtttcctcggcggcggcgaggccaAACGGCCACACCTGCTGCTCGGGAAGCTCTCGGcggacagcacctcgacgGCGCTGCATTGGCGCAACTCGATTCGGCCCAGAGACATGGCGTGGCTGGACGGCCACCAGCTGCAGGGCCAGACGGTGTTTCCCGGCGCCGGCTACGTCGTCatggccgccgaggccgccatGCACGTGGCCAATGGCCGATCGGTGCGGCTTGTCGAGTTTCTGGACGTTGAGATATCCAAAGCCGTGACGTTTGAAAACGAGGACGGCCTCGTCGAGCTGAACCTGTCCCTCCAAGTAGACGCGGGACTCTCGAGCGCCCAGCACACCGCCGCTTCGTTTCGCATAGACTGCTGTCTCTCGCGCGAGGACGCAATGTCTCCTTCGTCCAGCGGAAGGGTCATCATCACCTACGGCCCAGGCGCCGGCGACACCTTGCCGACGGCACAGGACGAGCCCCCGCACATGCGCAGCATTAGCGTCGAGACCTTTTACGAGGAGCTCGCGGCCGTCGGCTACGGCTACGCCAATGACTTCCGCGGCATCTCCACCATCAAGCGGGCCGACTTTAAAGCCTGCGGCTCCATGAGGCTCCCCGCCCCAGGACCCGCGGCCGACGACCGGCTCCTCCTCCACCCCGTCACCCTGGACAACGCCCTGCAGACTCTGATAGCGGCCGTGTCGGCCCCCGGCGACGGGCTGATGCGGTCGCTGCTCGTGCCGACGTCCATCGGCCGGATCGCGCTGAACCCCTGGCTCTGCGGCGAGGTGTCGAGGTCCGGCGGCGAGGTGCACTACAACGCGGCCAGCACCACGCGCCAGGTCAGCTCCATCAGCGGCGACGTGGAGGTTTTCCATCCCGAGACCAAGCAGATCGTTTTCCACATTGAGGACTTCAGAATCAAGGCAGCCTCGGCCCCGACCGAGGCCAGCGACCACACCATGTTTATGCAGTGGACCTGGGACCGGCCCGTGCCGGAAAGGGTCCTCAACAAGCCCGAGCGTGCCGCAACCGACGCCGACAGGGAAGTGGCCTCTGCCATGGAGCGCATGGTGTATTTCTACATGCGGTCCTTTTTGGCCAGCGCTGCTGCCGAAAAGCTGGCCGACCTCGCACCTCACCACCAGAGGCAGGTCAGGTGGTTCCAGTGCAAAATGGACGAGGTCAAGCGTGGCCAGAGCCCGTTCTACCAGCCCGAGTGGGAGATGGACCAGCAGGCCGACGTACAAGGCCTGCTCGACCAACACAATGCCAACGCCAACATACGCCTTGTGCAGAGGGTCGGCCAAGGCCTCGAGGACGTCTTCTTCCATGGCAGGAACCCGTTCGAGCTCATGGACCACGACGGGATGCTAACCGAGTTCTACGGGAGCTCGTCCGGATTTGGACCGTCGTACTACTACATGCAGGACGTGCTCGCGCCCATCATGCACCGGTACCAGAACATGGACGTCTTGGAGATCGGCGCGGGCACTGGCGGGGCGACCAGGTACATCCTCGGGCAGGATCCGCCGCCGTCCTTCAACAGCTACACGTTCACCGACATCTCGACGAGCTTCTTCGAAAAGGGCCACGAGACCTTTGCCCAGTCCGACGACAGGGTAGACTTTCGGGTCTTGGACGTCAGGCGCAGCCCCGAGGAGCAGGGCTACACCCCGCACTCGTAcgacctcgtcgtcgcctCCAACGTCCTGCACGCGACGCCGAACCTGCAAGAGACCATGGCCAACGTCAGGACGCTCCTCAGGCCGGGGGGCaaggtcgtcgtcgtcgagctCACCTGCCCGCGCACTCTGCGCGTCGGCTTCGTGTTCGGCCTCTTTGCGGACTGGTGGGCCGGCGTCGACGACGACCGCGTGCTCCAGCCCTTTGTGTCTATGGACAGGTGGGACGCCATCCTGAAAAAGACGGGCTTTTCGGGGGTGGCCAGCAGGTACGAGGATGCCGAGGGCGAGATATTCCCCACGTCCGTGTTCCAGTCCGACGCCGTCGACGACAAGGTGGCGCGCCTGTACGAGCCGCTGCTCTTTCCCGCCAGGGAGCAGAGCCCGCCCATCGTCGTGGTCGGCGGCGCCACGGCAAAGACGTCCGGGATTCTCGGCGAGGTACAGAAACTGCTCCCCGGCCGTCTTTTCGAAACCCTCCATCGGCTCGAGGACGTGCGCGCAATGATCCCGCCCAATCACAATTGCCGCAAGCCTACCTTCCTGATTCTCTCCGAGCTGGACGACCCCATGTTTGCCGATATGCACCAGGCCAAGTTCGAGGCCCTAAAGGTTTTGAGCGAAAGCGCTGGGCACATGCTTTGGGTGACCGAGGACGCGTGGCTGGACCCCGTCAAGGCCATGGCTATTGGTTTCCTCCGTACTTTGCGGCTGGAATGCGTCGACTGTGGCATCCAAATCCTCGATGTTGACCACACCAAGAACCTGAGCGCGGATTTGGTCGCCGACACCCTCCTCCGGCTCGAGGAAGGGTCGGATTGGGAGGCAGCTGGAATACTGTGGACGGCAGAGCCCGAGATTTACGTGTCGCAAGGTTGTGCTCGCATCCCCCGTCTCAAGCCCAGCAAACCCATGAACGATCGTCTGAATTCGGGCCGCAGGGAGATCTTGGCTGGCGTGGATCCAACGACAACCCCGGTTCTTCTCTACCAGGACATAGACGCTGCCTATCTCCAATCCAATGACAACCATGGCCCCCAGGACATCAACAAGGGCTCAGGTTCCAGCAGACTCCAGGTCCTGCACTCACTCACAAGAGCGGTCCGCCTCGGCAATTTTGGATATCTCAACGTCGTCCATGGCATCTTGGAAAGAAGCGGCCAGGCCGTCGTCGCCCTCTGCGAGGAGAACGGCTCTCTGGTCGACGTCTTTGCCGGCTGCATCGCTCACCTACCAGAGCAGGTTCAAGCGCAGGGCCGCGCCGGAGCAGCCCTCCTCCTCGCGGTGGCGGCCGATCTCTTGGCTCAGACCATGGTGTCCGAGGTCGCGTCGGGGTCAAACGTCATCATCCATGGAGCTCCCGACATTTACGCGAATCGCATCGCCCACAGGGCAAAGGCCAAGGGGATCCACGCCACCTTTGTCTCGACCCATTCAGGACCCCAGGGGGACAAGGCGGCCGGCGAGgattcgtcgtcgtgggtAGCCGTCCACGAGAACGAAACGCAGCTCGGGCTTTCCAGGAAGCTCCCGCGGCCCGCAAGTGCCTTTTACAACCTTGCGGTCGACCAGGGCCccgtcggcgccggccaGGTCCTCTCCAAATACTTGACCACGCAGCACTGCCAAACCTTCCAGGCAGGGCATCTCACGTCTCTGAAGGCGTCTGTGCGGACCCGCCAGGCCGGAACCTCGTTGAAGTCGATGCTGGACGAGTCCTTGCAGGCGTGCCTcgctgccgccgacgccggaACCCTGTCGCTGGCGCGGACGGCAGAGGACCTTGCGGCAACGCCGCCCGACGAGCTGGTCGCGCTTCGGCGCACCGTCAGCCACACCGCCGTGATCGACTGGACGGTCAACGGCCTGGTCTCGGCGCGGGTGCGTCCTGTCGATTCCGGCAGGCTCTTCTCGGACGACAAGTCTTACCTGCTGATTGGCCTGACCGGAGACCTCGGCCGTTCCATCTGTCGATGGATGCTCGGCCGTGGTGCCAAGCATGTTGTGCTTTCCAGCAGGAACCCACAGATCGAGAGCAGATGGCTCGAGGAGATGCGAGTTTTGGGTGGCAACGTGATGGTGTTGCCAAT GGACATTTCCAACGAGGAATCTGTGGACGCAGGCTTGGATAAAATCCGAAAGTCATTCCCACCGATTGGCGGGGTAGCGTTTGGGCCTCTTGT CTTGGACGATATCCTCCTCAAGAACATGCGGCTAGACCAGATGGAGGCGGTGATGCGACCCAAAGTCACCGGCGCTCGCCTGCTGCAAGAAAAGCTCGACGAGCAGGAGCACCGGCTCGAGTTCTTTGTCATGTTCTCCTCGTTCGTCATGGTGTGCGGCAACCCGGGCCAGAGCGCGTACAGCGCAGCCAACGCCTACACGCACGGCCTCGCCCTGCAGCGCCGCGCCCGCGGGCTCGCCGGGTCCACCATCGACATCGGCGCCGTCTGGGGCGTGGGCTACATCCTCAAGCACGACAGGGTCGAGGAGTACGAGAGCATCAGCTTCAAGTTCGACAAGCTCTCGGAGCGCGAGATGCACGCCCTCTTTGCCGagggcgtcgtggccgggcGGCCCGGCTCGAGCAGCGCGCAGCGGCACGACGTCGAACTCATGACCGGCATGCGCTTCATGGACCCCAAGCACAGGAAGCTCATTGCCCACTTTGACGATCCCCGCTTCTCGCACTTTATACTGAGCGAGAAGCGCGAAAGGGCTGCGGTGGGGGGCGCGGCCCTGGCCTCGGTCAAGGAGCGCCTCCTTGAGGCGGATTCCATGGGCGAGGCTTGCCAAATCATTGCAG ATGGCTTGTCCGAGAAGCTACGAGCCACGCTTCAGATAAGCCATGAAGGCGGCGTGAAGCTGGATGTTGCTCTCATAGACCAGGGTGTCGACTCTCTAAGTGCAGTCACTATTGGAACCTG GTTCTCCAAGAATCTCGACCTCGAGCTGCCGTTGCTAAAGATTCTGGGAGGAGCTTCCGTCAAAGACCTGGCCGAGGAAGCTGTGGAGCGACTACCTCCCAGCGCCATTCCCTTGATCCACAACGCGTGGGTCAATGTACCGTCTGCTGTTCAAAGTAGCACTGATGACTCGGATGGATCGCTTTCGCCAAATTCCCACGTCTGGTCTGCTTCCTCAACATCCAACTCTCTTTCAGTCTCAGACAGTCCCACCAAGGATCTCGAGGTTGTTTTGCCATTCGAACGCAAATCATGCATGTCCCTCAACCAGGAGCAGTCTTGGAGGCTGCAGATGCAGACCTCGGATCCCACGATGTTCAACTCGACTCTGGGCATGCACATGAGGGGCTACATGGATCTCGATCGCCTTGCCCGGTCCTTCCAGGCCGTCCTGGAGCGGCACGAGATCTTCCGGACTCGCTTTCCCGAGTCGGGAGAGGCCGTGCAGATCATCATGGAGGCGCCCCGCATCAAATTCCAAGCCATCCCCGTGGCTGATAAAGCCTCTGCCGAGCAGGGTTTCAAGGATGTTGATGGCCAAAGCTACAACCTCGCGGCGGGAGAGACGCTCAAACTGATCGACTTTTACTGGGCTTCGGACGAGCACATGCTCATCATCGCATACAACCCCCTGGTCTGCGACGGCTGGACCTACGAGCGTTTCTTCGTTGAGCTCTCGCAGATTTACGACGGCAAAAGCCTGCCACCCGTGCCCCAGTATGCCGACTTCGCCACCCGGCAGCGGACGAGCTACGAAACGGGCGCCATGGATGCAGATCTGACCTACTGGAAGTCTGTGCACAAGACGCTTCCTGAACCCCTGCCCGTCTTTTCCGTATCGTCGGGTTCGGCATCTGAAGGCCCGAAGCCTTCGCCCGCGTGGGATCAGCACACCCTCGATGCGCGTCTGAGCTCGGCCACTGCAGCCCGCATCCAGGATATCGCCCGCAGCTCCAAGGTCACGCCGATGCAGTTCTACCTCGCGTCGTACTACGTCCTGCTGTCGCGCCTCACGGGCAGGGCAGACGTGGCCATCGGCGTGGCCGACGCCAACCGACCCGACCTCGACGACCTGTCCACCATGGGCCTGTTTGTCAACACGCTCCCGCTGAGGCTGGACCACGCGGCCCACGACACGTTCGCGTCGACGCTGTCCCGCACCAAGGAGCGTATGCGCCGCGCCACGCTGCACTCGCGGGTGCCGATGCACGTCATCCTCGAGAGCTTgggcgtcgacgccgccagGCCGCACGAGTTCCTGCAGGCCGTCTTCGACTACAAGCAGGGGCAGGCCGAGAGCGGCAGCATCGGCCAGGCGCACATGGCGGGTGTCCTGGCCTCGCGCTTCTCGACCCCGTACGACGTTACGCTGGAGATGAGGGACGACCCTTCCAAGACACCGCTGCTCACCCTCAAGCTGCAGTCCTCT
- a CDS encoding flavonol synthase → MATETTETMPAMALPKYQHPAETKHELDWAELVTLDLSQFDAPGGKEKLAVQLRDAVHQVGFFYVVNHGLGQDAVDEQYAIGQEVFKLPLEEKMKHIADIASGSYNGYRPAGMRELAPGLRDNVEMYNMFKMNGKLERSHPEVVVRHRAKVEAFQRHLVEDVVRKLLVLLAIVLDLPDENQLLEGHRFDDISDCHLRYMYYHARSPEENAKFGDVYVGGHTDYGTLTLLFRQPVAALQVRMADGGWKWVKPYPESITVNIADALQFWSGGYLKSSIHRVAVPPEDQAHINRLGLLYFVRPGSDLSLKTLESPLLRRLGLKTDEDEAAGIKGADWVKERVRQDLEKAKEDKEKGGTKEIPVLGGLSVKYYRD, encoded by the exons ATGGCCACTGAAACAACAGAAACCATGCCGGCTATGGCACTCCCAAAATACCAGCATCCAGCCGAGACCAAGCACGAAT TGGACTGGGCCGAGCTCGTCACTCTCGACCTGTCTCAATTCGACGCACCCGGTGGCAAAGAAAAGCTCGCGGTACAGCTCCGGGATGCGGTCCACCAGGTTGGCTTCTTTTACGTGGTCAACCATGGCCTCGGGCAGGACGCGGTGGATGAGCAGTACGCCATCGGCCAGGAGGTCTTCAAGCTCCCGCTCGAGGAAAAGATGAAGCACATAGCCGACATCGCCAGTGGCAGCTACAACGGCTATCGCCCCGCGGGCATGCGTGAGCTGGCGCCGGGCCTGCGCGACAACGTCGAAATGTACAACATGTTCAAGATGAACGGGAAGCTGGAGCGGTCCCACCCCGAGGTAGTCGTGCGGCACCGGGCAAAGGTCGAAGCCTTCCAGCGGCACCTGGTCGAGGACGTGGTCCGGAAGCTGCTCGTGCTGCTGGCCATCGTGCTAGACCTGCCCGACGAGAACCAGCTGCTCGAGGGCCACCGCTTCGACGACATCAGCGACTGCCACCTCCGCTACATGTACTATCATGCGCGCAGCCCCGAGGAGAACGCAAAGTTTGGCGACGTCTACGTCGGCGGCCACACCGACTACGGCACCCTCACGCTCTTGTTCCGGCAGCCCGTTGCGGCCCTGCAGGTCAGGATGGCCGACGGCGGCTGGAAGTGGGTCAAGCCGTACCCGGAGTCCATCACGGTCAACATCGCCGACGCGCTGCAGTTCTGGTCTGGCGGCTACCTCAAGAGCAGCATCCACCGCGTCGCCGTCCCGCCTGAGGACCAAGCCCACATCAATCGTCTGGGGCTGCTCTACTTTGTGAGGCCGGGGTCCGACCTTAGCCTCAAGACTCTGGAGAGCCCGCTGCTGCGGCGTCTTGGGCTCAAgaccgacgaggatgaggccGCAGGGATCAAGGGGGCCGACTGGGTCAAGGAGAGGGTGAGACAAGACTTGGAAAAGGCAAAAGAGGACAAGGAGAAGGGCGGGACCAAGGAAATTCCCGTTCTTGGAGGTCTAAGTGTCAAATATTACCGtgattga
- a CDS encoding enoyl reductase produces the protein MSSSTVDLFTPPATQEGIVADSNGLPVVSTEAPCPPLNPDQVYVRTEAVAINPSDTKMVGDFVIPNALYGADYAGTVIAVGSHVQGIKAGERICGAQHSMHAGTPFNGAFGRFNVTNGHVWLKLPAGWSSEAGSTLGASVSTAGLAIRALGLPLPDEPLKVPAKVLVYGASTATGTIAIQLLKLANLVPIAVCSPKNFDLAKSRGAVEAFDYRDPECGDKIRTYTSSNLTYALDCITTVESTKACFRAIGRGGGRYVSLDPFQEHVATRKVVKTDWVLGPAIFGHGSTWPAPYMRPGDPELKEFGAKLWAVAQKLIDEGRLQHHPLHLLQGGFDMVIKGMELVKKGQVSGKKVVVRLS, from the exons ATGTCGTCTTCCACAGTGGATCTGTTCACGCCGCCTGCGACACAGGAAGGCATCGTCGCCGACAGCAACGGCCTGCCCGTGGTATCGACCGAGGCGCCATGTCCGCCACTGAACCCAGACCAAGTCTACGTCCGCACCGAGGCCGTGGCAATCAACCCCAGCGACACTAAAATGGTGGGGGATTTCGTCATTCCCAACGCCCTCTATGGAGCAGACTATGCTGGCACTGTGATCGCGGTTGGGTCGCATGTCCAAGGGATCAAAGCTGGAGAGCGCATATGCGGCGCCCAGCATAGCATGCACGCCGGGACGCCGTTCAACGGGGCCTTTGGTCGGTTCAACGTCACCAACGGACATGTCTGGCTGAAGCTGCCGGCGGGATGGAGCTCCGAAGCCGGATCTACGCTGGGGGCCAGCGTCAGCACCGCAGGCCTTGCCATCAGAGCTCTTGGATTGCCGCTGCCGGACGAACCATTGAAGGTGCCAGCCAAGGTCCTGGTCTACGGCGCGAGCACGGCGACTGGGACCATCGCCATACAGCTACTGAAACT CGCCAACCTCGTCCCCATAGCCGTCTGCTCACCAAAGAACTTTGACCTGGCGAAGTCACGTGGCGCAGTGGAGGCTTTTGACTATCGTGACCCGGAATGCGGGGACAAGATT CGAACTTACACCTCCAGCAACCTGACGTATGCCCTGGACTGCATCACAACGGTAGAGTCGACCAAGGCGTGTTTCAGAGCCATTGGGCGTGGCGGCGGGAGatacgtatctctcgacccTTTCCAGGAACACGTCGCAACAAGAAAGGTCGTAAAAACAGACTGGGTGCTGGGCCCTGCTATATTCGGCCATGGCTCCACCTGGCCTGCACCTTACATGCGACCGGGTGACCCCGAGTTGAAAGAGTTTGGTGCCAAGCTCTGGGCGGTTGCCCAGAAGTTGATCGACGAGGGCAGGCTGCAACATCATCCGCTGCATTTGCTCCAAGGCGGCTTTGACATGGTCATCAAGGGGATGGAGCTGGTTAAGAAGGGCCAGGTTTCTGGGAAAAAGGTTGTCGTCCGCCTATCTTGA